One genomic region from Streptomyces sp. NBC_01304 encodes:
- a CDS encoding acyl carrier protein, whose amino-acid sequence MELVERPALDPENVLRIVAEVLGGEAVADASFVAQGGDSFHAVLVVARIEETWQIEADFTDVLQLTPAQLADALADAPRLP is encoded by the coding sequence ATGGAGCTCGTAGAACGTCCTGCCCTGGACCCGGAGAACGTGCTCCGCATAGTCGCCGAGGTACTCGGCGGCGAAGCGGTGGCCGACGCCTCGTTCGTCGCGCAGGGCGGCGACTCGTTCCATGCCGTCCTCGTCGTCGCCCGGATCGAGGAGACCTGGCAGATCGAGGCCGACTTCACGGACGTACTGCAACTGACGCCGGCGCAACTGGCCGACGCGCTGGCCGACGCCCCCCGTCTGCCGTGA